AATTACCAATATAGCTGCAGGAAGATAAAATGTATAATACTTCATTTGCAGATAGGCATAACCCCCTATTATTCCACCAATCAGGAAAAATATAATAATCACCAGTCTCAGTATAATTTTTCTTTTTACTGCCACTGTGTTTTTGCTGGTACCCGATATTAAGGTATGCAAATCGATACCCAGGTCGGTAAACATTCCGGTTAAATGGGTTGTTCTGACAACTGATCCTGAAATGGTGGATACCAGTGCATTCTGCATGCCCATAGCGAAAAGCAGGCTGCCGGCGAAATATTCCGTTTTGACAATGGAATGATCGAAAGTATAGCCAAAGCTTCCTATCAATACCAGTATTATTATTTCAATTACGATTGGAATTGTGTATACCAGTCTTTTATGTTCCCCTACTTTCCCAATACAATAGCTGGAAAAGTAGGCCCCGGCGAGAAAAAGTAACAGCCATAAACCAACCATCCTGGTGGAGCGAAGATCGCCTGTTGCCAGTTTATGTGCTAACAATGCTGCGTGGCCGGTGACGTTGGTGGTTAATACTGAAAAGGCAAAAAGCCCGGCTGCGTTTACCATTCCGGCTGTTGAGCATAATAAGACTGCCAGCCGTAAATTCTGCTTATAGTTTCTTTTACTTCCTGTATGACGTAGCATTTGCTATCTTCATTGAACAATCCCTCAGTAGCATCAAAGGTAACAGCAGATTGATTCCCCGATAATTGACCGTTTGCAATGGAAAAATTGCAGAAGATCACTTTTGGAAGAGTGGGCTGTATCAGTCAACCCACTCTCTGCCTTCCTCCTACAAATATACTTCTTTCTTTATTCCAATATCTTCCAGAAAAACATTGTCATGCGAAATAACCACCAGCGTTCCCTTGTATCCTGCAAATATCTTTGCCAGCATACGGATATTCGCCAGATCGAGGTTATTCACCGGTTCATCAAGGAAAATAATATCCGGTGTCTGGTTTTGCAGTATCATACAACATAATGTCAGGCGCAGCATTTCGCCGCCACTTAACACTGCACATGATTTATCCCAGCTCTCTGGTTTGAACAGGAAATTAGCCAGCAGTGTATGTACTTTAGCCGGCTCCAGTCCGGTTGCATTGAAATCCAGCGCTTGTTCCAGTACTGTTTTTTGCCGGTTAACCAGGCTATAATCCTGATCCAGCAACAAACTTGTACAGGGAGCCATTCTGATGTTTCCGGAAGTGGGATGTAATTGGCCGAGTAATAGTTTCAGCAAGGTGCTTTTCCCACTGCCATTTGCGCCGGAAACAGACAGCCTGTCGCCACTGCGTATAATGAAGTCCAACGGCGCAGGCCAGAGTGATTGCCCGCTTTCATACGCATAATTGAGGCCATTTACTTCTATGAGTATTTTGCCGGGTGGTAATACCGGATTATCGAAATAGCCTTTCATGATCTGTTCTATTTGTACCATGGAGGCTGCTTCCTGCAGATCGTTCCGAAGTTCGGTTACCTTATTGCTGTGTACATCCTTCAGTCGTGCTGTGCTTCCTTCAGCAGCATTTCTCCTGGCATTCAGGAGGCCCTTAGGCTCGCTGCTATGCATCGTCTTTTTCCTGGACACCGCATCAGCATGCTGTTTCCTTTCCAGGGTTTGCTGCTGTTTCAGCTTTGCCTCTTTCAATGCTTTTTCGTGCCATGCCAGCTTGTGGGCAGATGCTGCTGTTTCGATTGCCTTCTGTTCGGCATAGAAATCATAGTTACCTCCATAGGTTTTGATATTGCCTGATTGTAACTCCAGTATGGGCGTGCATTTGCGAAGCAGTTCCCGGTCATGGCTGGTAAGCATCACTCCCGCGTTGGTGTTATCCATCCATTCGTATAGCCGTTTACGTGCCACACGATCGAGGTGGTTGGTAGGCTCATCCAGCAGCACAATATCCGGTTCGAAGATGTCGATACCGGAGAGAAACAATTTGGTGCGCATGCCTCCGCTTAGCTGGCGGAGTGGTTGATCCAGCGCAATGCCGCTGATATGCCATGCCGCAAATGCAGCTTCACATCGGGCAGTAATATCCCAGTGATGCTCGAGCAGATCGTAGTAGTGCTGATCTGTAGAACCCTGTTCTATGGCCTGCAATGCAGCCAGGAGTGGCGCTATTCCCAGCGCTTCAGCAACGGTCAGCTGATCGAACTGACCATAATGCTGTGGCACATAGTGCAGGCGTCCGTTGACGTGCAGCTCGCCGGTATAATTTTTCAAATGACCGGCGATCATTTTTAGCAGCGTACTTTTACCTGCTCCGTTATTACCTACAATAGCTGTTTTCTCATTTTTTCTGAGCGTGAAACTAATGTCGTTGAAGAGCAACTGGTGATTGGATGTATGAAAATTGATATGTTGTGCGATGATATACATGTGATAGCTGTTGTTGATGGGAAATAGAATGAAGTAGCCTGTGGGAAGGATGTAAGTTTCATGTCAGTAAAATTTAAATGATTGAATCGGGTGATGTATTAACAGCAATACCGTTTGGTTTGCTCAGATAGCAGCGGGAGCTGCGGATATGTGGATGTTATATTTTCATGATGGGGCAAAGGTAAGTATTTATTTCATTTATCGAAACATTTTCCGCCCGAGGGCTTACCTGGCTTCGACGCCGGCGAACCATTCTTCTTTCTGTTCCATTAATTGCCTGAACGTGTCCAGGTAACCATAGCCCCAGTTTTCCATGACTGAAATTACCGGCAGAACGGTTTCTCCAAACGGTGTCAGGTAGTATTCCACTTTTGGGGGAAGCTGGGGATAGATCTCTCTTCTGATGATGCCGTGGAATTCCAGTTCTCTCAGTTGAAGATTCAGTACCCGCCGGCTGGCCGTTGGTATTGCCCGCTGCAGATCGCTTGGCCTGCGCGTGCCCTGGTTGATGAGGTATACCAGGTAAGCTTTCCATTTACCACCTAAAATTTCCATGAGAACAGCCAGCCCGCAGTTAAAGTCCTTGATCATCTTTTTCTCGTACATCGTTTTTTGTTTTGGTGGTACAAAAATAGCCATATGTACGTTTTCAGGGGCATAGGGAAAAAATTTTCCCTATAGGAACATAATTTCCCTTATTGTCAGCTTTCCCGGATATCCTTCACTTTGTGCCAGAAAAAAGTAATAAAATGACAGCTATTCAAACAACGAAAGAAAAAGTAACGCTGATTGGACTGGGGGCCATGGGATCCGTACTGGGAAATCTGTTGCTCGATAACAATTTCGGGCTCACCGTCTGGAATCGCAGCGAGGAAAAAGCAACACCATTCACCGCAAGGGGGGCGGCCTGGCACAGCGATGTGGCCAAAGCAGTGGACGCCAGCAGGATAGTGATAGTATGTATTACTAACTACGTTGCAACGAGGGAGTTGCTCGATGGGGTATCGTTGAATAACAAAGTACTGGTGCAGCTGAGTTCAGGCACCCCTCAGGATGCAAAAGAAACCGAAATATGGGCGAAGGAAAAAGGAGCCATTTACCTGGATGGAGCCATCATGGCTACTCCCCGGCAGATGGGCCAGCCGGATAGTCCTATTTTCTTTTCAGGATCTGAAGCCGGCTTTAAAGAGAGTGGGCCGGCGCTGAAAGCATTGGCCGGAACCCTGCTGTACCTGGGAGAAGGAGCAGGTAAAGCATCTGCATGGGATCTGGCAACATTATCTACGATATTTGGTATGCTGACAGGCTTCCTGCATGGGGCGCTGATGATGGAAGCAGAAGGACTGAGAGTGGATGAACTGGGCACTGTCATTGGCCAGATAGCACCGGTACTGGGGCAGATGGTGAAGAGCACCGGCGATGATATACAGATTGGGCATTACAGCGATCCGGAAAGCTCCCTGGCAATTTGTGCGCATGTATTTGAATTGCTGATCAGGCATGCGAAAGAAGCAGGGATCAGCCACGATATACCATCGTTTGAGCTGGCGCTTTATAACCGGGGTGTGGCCGGTGGCTGGGGTAACAGTCGCCTCGCAGCGCTGATGAACATTCTCCGGCAGAAACCGTGAGATGAGCCAGCCTGCTGTTGATATCGCAGCAGGCTGTTTTTTTGCAGCAGTGATTACAGGATACCTTCCAGCCGCAGATGTTGCAGCAGCATGATGGTTTTTCCATCCCTGATTGTGCCCTGTTTCATCATGCGCCATGCATCTTCAAATGTTATCTCCATCACTTCAATATCTTCCTGCTCTGCTTCCAGCCCGCCTCCGTCGTGCACCTGCATGTCTTTCGTATATTCGGCGATAAAGAAATAAAGGATCTCCGTTACTGATCCGGGCGACATATACGCCTCATATACCTTCCGCACTTCTTTCACCTGGTATCCGGTTTCTTCTTCCGCTTCTCTGCGGATAGCGTCTTCCGGATGATCATTATCCAACAGGCCGGCACATACTTCAATCAGCATCCCGCTGGTATTGCCATTCACGTAAGTGGGGAGCCGGAACTGCCGGGTGAGGATCACAGTTCGCCGGATGCTATCGTATAGCAGAATGGCGGCGCCATTACCTCTGTCGTACACTTCCCGGGTTTGTATTTTCGGTTGGCCGGAAGAACGCTGGTAATGATAGGTGATCTTCCTTAAAAGATACCAGTTATCTGAAAGCAGTTTTTCTTCCTTTATCTGAATGGATGGATTCATAAAAATGATTGTATTTGATCGAAATTGATTATTTTTGATCAAATATAGTATTTGTTATGGGATTTCCGGAAAGAAAGAAAAAGATCCTGCAGGCATTGGAAGATGCAGGAGATATGGAGGTGCAGGCTTTATCAGGGCAGCTGGGAATATCTGCAGTTACCATTCGCCGGGATCTGCAGCAGCTTGCGGAGGAAGGATTGCTGGTGAGAACTCACGGAGGGGCCATGAAAATGGAGAGCGGGCCGGCGTTTCCTGGTTTTGTGGAGAAGGCAGGAGCAGCATCGGCAGAAAAGCAGTATATCGGTGAACTGGCAGCATCGCTGGTGAAACCCGGCGACACTATTTTTATGGACTGCGGGAGCACTGTGTTTTGTATGTGTGCACACCTGAAGCAGGTGCCCGGGCTGCGGATCATCACCAACTCATTGCCGGTATTGGCAGCATTGATGGAAGTAGCAGGCGTAGAGGTGAATCTTGTGGGAGGGGAGGTAGACCGTGAACGGAAAGCCATGCATGGCTTAAAGGCCATACAACATATTGAAAGTTATCATGCAGATAAGGCGTTTATAGGGGTTGATGGTCTTTCCGTCAACAAGGGACTTACAGCTTACAGTGAGAAGGAAGCCAGTATCAGCAGGGCTATGAGCAGCAATGCCAACAGGGTGTACCTGCTTTGCGATGCCTCCAAAATAGGGAAGGACAGCTACCTGAAGTTTGCGCCATTATCGATGTTTGACCATCTGATTACGGATAAGGGAATTTCAAAACAGCAGAAACGGGCACTGGAAAAAGCAGGAGTTAGCCTGATCAATGCTATCTAATCAAAGTGCCTGAAAATTAAATAATGCCTTTTTTTATCAACAAAGGAATCACTACCTTTATATCATATCAACCAAAAGCTTTTCACAAGCATCTTTACTTGTTATTTTATTTTTGTGTACCGTGCTAAGAAGTAATGAACATGATTTACTTTTAAGGACATCTCAGGGCGACGAAGCCGCCTTTGCGGAGCTATTTCACACTTATTATAATAGATTAGGGGCCTTCGTAATACAGCTGACAGGGTCTCTTCCACTGGCGGAAGAAATTGTGCAGGAAGTGTTTATCCGGGTCTGGGAAAAACGGGATAAACTGGATCATGTGGAGCATTTTCATTCTTATCTGTATACCATTGCCAAGAACTATACCTTTTCATTTCTGAAAAAAATGGGCCGTGAGCTGGCACAGAAAAAGGAATGGGAGCGAAGGGTATTGACGGAAGAAGAAGAGCAGGTGAATGCCTACCGTCAGATCATAGAACAGGCTGTTTCGGCACTTCCTGAACAGCGGCAGCGGGTTTACCTGCTCAGTCGGGATGAAGGGCTCAGACAGGCGGAAATCGCTGAGCGGCTGGCCATCTCTCTGGAAACTGTTAAGAAACATATGGTACTGGCATTGCGTTCTATCCGTACTTACGCCATGGCACATCCTGAAATTCATATGCTTATCATTTTATTAAGTACCCGCAGTCGCTTCTGAAAAAAAATTTTCCCGCATTACCTCTTTTCATACCTCCTGGCTGTCTTATTATACAGAACGCTTTACGCTGATGGACAACAACAGGTTACGTTATCTTTTAAGCCGGCATTTTGATAAAACGCTGATACCTGAAGAACAGGCTGAGTTGAGTCATTTTCTGAACGATCCGGAACAGGATGCCCATCTGGAGTTATTAATAGAAGAAGCCTGGATACGTTCCAGTGAAAGCGACGATGCTGTATTCGGTGAATCTGGTCTGCAACCACCGGTGCCGGGGGAGGTACATAAAGGGCCGGTAAGGCGGATGTATTTTCTCCGTTGGGCAGCTGCCGTATTATTGCTGATAGCTGCAGGCACCACATGGATGCTGATAAACAGGCAACAGCTGCACGACGACAAGAACAAAATGAATGACCCGGAGCCGGGAAGCAATAAAGCAGTGCTCACTCTGGGAGACGGTGCGAGCATAACGCTTGACAGCAGCCTGAAAGGCAGGCTGGCAATGCAGGGGAATGTACAATTGAGTGCCCGTCCGGGAGTGTTGAGCTATAGCAATAATACAGCTGGTGCAGCTGGCACTGTTATCTACAACACGCTCACCACCCCCAAAGGAGGGCAGTATCAACTACAGCTTCCGGATGGTTCGAAAGTATGGCTGAATGCAGCCTCCTCGTTGAAATACCCTACCGCATTTACCGGCAAAGAAAGACGTGTTGTACTAACCGGTGAAGCTTATTTTGAAATAGCAGCAAACAGTGCGCAGCCCTTTTTTGTGACGGTCAATAACGCAGATATAGCTGTATTAGGCACCAGCTTTAACGTCATGGCCTACAGGAACGAAATAACTATGGCCACCACCTTGCTGGAAGGTGCTGTGAAAGTAAGCCGGGATAACGAATCCGGCATATTGAAGCCCGGAGAACAATTATTAATGAAAGAAGGAGAAAAGATCCGGATAAATCATCATGCCGATACAGAGCAGGCCATCGCCTGGAAAAATGGATTCACGTCTTTTAAAGGCGCGGATATCCGCACCATCATGAGGCAGGTAGAAAGGTGGTATGATGTAGAGGTGGTATATAGTGGAGATGTACCGGCACGCAGCTTCACGGGCGACATTCCGCGGGATGCGCATCTCTCTGAATTACTGAAAATACTCGAAGTAAGCCGGATAAAATTCAAACTGGAAGGACGTCGTCTTACTGTAATGCCCTGATGACTATATGAGCTTATGAGATTAACAATTTATTAGGTCAATCAAATTCACTTGTTTATGAATAACAGCCCATGACCAGGAGATATCACCGGTAAATAAAACCAGAGGTGATCTCACCCACCCCTGGTTGATGTCCGGATCTGATTTCTGGCGCTAACCAAGATTTATCCACATCCAAACATTGCAAATGTATGCAATCCAATTGTCATGCAGGTACTTTTCGCATGCGTAAAAAAGTACCGCAACTCTTCAGCCGGCTGCTGGCTTTCAAGAAAACCGTAGCATTTAAAAAACAACTGATCATGCAGCTAAAAATAACAACTGTTCTGATGACAGTGCTATGTATGCAGATCAGCGCAAAAACTCTCTCGCAGCAAATAACACTGAATCAAAGGAATGCACCGATTCAAAAGGTGTTTGAAGAAATAAAGAAACAATCGGGTTACAGATTCTGGTATGAAGACGCCGTACTGCAGAAGAGTAAACCTGTAGACATCTCTGTGAGGAATGCTTCCCTGGAAGAAGTATTGACGCTGCTCTTCAGAAATCAGCCGTTTAGCTACGAAATTATCGGGAAGATAATCGCCGTAAAGGACAAAGATGTAACGCTGGAAAATGCGCCACCACTCATGGTGGTGGCGACGGTAGTTAACCGTCGTATCACCGGTATTGTGAAAGACAGCAGCGGAGCACCCGTTCCTGGCGTTTCATATGCTATCAAAGGTACTAAGACAGGCGGCGCCACCAATGTGGATGGCCGCTTCAGCATCGAAGTGCCGGATGGTCCGGTAGTGCTGGTGTTCAGCTCTATCGGTTTCGAACCCAAAACAGTGACGGTAGCTGCTGGAACCAACAATATCAGCGTGGTGATGAACCCCGCTTCCAGCGGTTTGAATGAGATGGTGGTGACAGCACTCGGTATTAAACGCCCCAGGGGTACACTCGGCTATGCCATCAGTACCATCAAGGGAGATGAACTTACAAAGGCCGGCACCACTATGAACCCCTTCCTGGCCTTGTATGGAAAGGCAGCAGGAGTAGGGGTGAATGTGGGCGCCGCCGGCCCGGCCGGAGGTATCAGGATCAATATCCGTGGCGCCGCCAGCATGAACGCCCAACAGAATGTGAGACCGCTTTTTGTGGTGGATGGAGTGATACTGAACGACCGAAAAACGCAGATAGGTGGCGATATTGGCCAGGGGTTTGACTATGGCGCCGGTATCAATGACATCAACCCGGATGATATAGAAAGCATGGACATCCTGAAGGGCGCTAAAGCTACTGTATTGTACGGTAGTGACGCTGCAAACGGCGTGGTACTGATTACTACAAAAACTGGTAAAAATGCAAGCGGCTTCGGTATGACGGCCAATCTGCAGCACACCTGGGAACAACCTGTTTCTTACCTGAAGCTGCAGGACAAATACGGCCTTGGAGACAATCTTTATGATACTTCTTATGCTACTATCAATGGTGTACGAACAAGGTTGCTGCCTAATAAGCGTTTCAGCTTCGGGCCTGCATTCGACGGCGCTAACGTAATGTTCTACGACAGCTCTGTAGTGAAAAATTCCCCGCATCCCGGTAATTTTATGTCGATGTTCCAAACCGGTCAATCTACTTCCGCTAACGTAGCCATCGCCGGCAGCAACGAAAAAGGCAGCATCAGGGCATCTTATACCAATTACAACTATACCGATATTACTACCAATAACGCCTGGCAGCGCAGAAATACCTTTAGCTTCAACGGAAACATCAGGGCATCCAAATTGGCTTCATTCGAACTGGTTTCAAACATCTACAATATCACCACACAAAATCGCCGGGGAAGAAATGACGGTCCGGTTGCCTGGGGATACCCGGTTGATTTCGACTATGGCAAGATATTCCCGTATTATACAGATGCCACCGGATATAAACGGGATCTTACCAATGCAGGCGTATCCGAGGCTTTCTCGCAGCTGGGCAGCTACCTATGGGACAGGAGTAAGAATGCATATAAGGACGATAAGATCCACATGATCACATCTGCAAAAGTAACCCTGAATTTCACGGATAATATCTCGCTGGTAGGGCAGGCAGGCCTGGATTACGATAACACAAATTATGATACCAGGATTTCCGTTACGAGGGTATTGCCTACCGTAAACGGAGGAAGCTTCGGCGTAGCCAAAGAAAATGCCACTACACAAACTTATCAGGCGTTATTGCATTATAACAAGTCGTTCCTCAACAACGATCTGCGTTTGTATGCGTTTGCGGGCGGGTCCTACCGGCTCCGCACAGTGGACTATCTCGGAACAGCAACAGTAGGCGGGCTCAACTTCCCTAACTGGTATTCCTTTTCCAATCAGCTCGGAACACCCAACGCCGATAACGCTTATCTGCTCCGGAACTACAGCCGCGGCAATGATGTGCTATACAGTATGCTGGCATCTGCAGCCCTGTCGTGGAAAAATGAGTTGACATTGGAACTGCAGGGACGGCAGGACTGGAACTCCACACTGCCTCCGGAAAACAACAAATATTTTTATCCGGGAACGGCCCTGACCTGGAACTATACAGAACGCTTTCCGATCCCCGGAGTGAACAGCGGACAGTTAAGATTATCCTGGGCCGATGTAGGAAACGGGACCGTCCGTTATTATGCCAATAACCTGTACGACTATACGCACTTGCCCAATACCAATGCCAGCACCGTATCTCCGCCGGATAAGCTGTTGCCTGGCGCGTTGAAGCCTGAGCGTAAAAGGGAGTTTGAGGTAGGTATCAATAATAGCTTTCTGCCACAGGACAGGATCACGCTCGATTTTTCTTTCTATACCAATCATCGGTATAACCAGATCATAGGATTGCCTATTTCTTCTGCTTCCAGCTCCACAGGTCTTACTATCAACGTGGGGGATGTGAAAGCCTGGGGCTTTGAGCTGGCATTAACCGGAAGCCCGGTAGTGACAAAGAATTTCCGCTGGACACTGACCTGGAATGCTGCCAGTCAGGGTTCAAGGGTAGAAAAGCTTTATCCGGGTGTTAAACTGAATAAAGTAAGTGATCTGATAAATGGTTCAGCCGCGGCTATTCATTCAGATGAAGGCCGTCCGTATGGTGAAATCGTAATGCAGGATTTTCAGCGCGATCCGTCTGGTAACAAGGTGGTTAACGGCGATGGCCTTTATGTATTGGACGACAAAAAAACAGTAGTGGCCGGTAATGTTATGCCTAAGGTGTATGGTGGATTTATTTCTGACTTCCGTTATAAGGATCTGAGTTTCCGCATTGGCTTCGACTATAAATTTGGCGGTACTATTTTCTCTTACACTAATAACCGACTGACAGGAACCGGACAACTGGCAAGCACGCTCAAATATCGTGATGAAGCTAACGGGGGGCTGGCTTATTATATAGATGCCAGTGGAAATAAAGTGCCCTGGCAACATTCACAGCCGGCACCTGCACAATCGAGAGATGGAAAGGTATATCACGACGGTTTGATACTGCCGGGTGTTAAAGCAGATGGCAGTGCTTATAAACAGAATGATATCATCACCAGTGCCACTGCTTATTATGAAAGTTATGTCAACGACCTGGCTACCTCTTTCCCGCCGGATAGAGTAGAGAAGAACAACTATATCAAGTTGAGAGAGCTGGCGCTGGGTTATACGCTGCCGGCGAGAATTACAAAGATGTTGCGCCTGCAGCGGGCCACCATCACAGCTGCTGCGCGGAATCTTTTCTATAT
The genomic region above belongs to Chitinophaga sp. 180180018-3 and contains:
- a CDS encoding YoaK family protein; the encoded protein is MLRHTGSKRNYKQNLRLAVLLCSTAGMVNAAGLFAFSVLTTNVTGHAALLAHKLATGDLRSTRMVGLWLLLFLAGAYFSSYCIGKVGEHKRLVYTIPIVIEIIILVLIGSFGYTFDHSIVKTEYFAGSLLFAMGMQNALVSTISGSVVRTTHLTGMFTDLGIDLHTLISGTSKNTVAVKRKIILRLVIIIFFLIGGIIGGYAYLQMKYYTFYLPAAILVIALFYDAFRIRFTKMVHRIRAREN
- a CDS encoding ABC-F family ATP-binding cassette domain-containing protein, giving the protein MYIIAQHINFHTSNHQLLFNDISFTLRKNEKTAIVGNNGAGKSTLLKMIAGHLKNYTGELHVNGRLHYVPQHYGQFDQLTVAEALGIAPLLAALQAIEQGSTDQHYYDLLEHHWDITARCEAAFAAWHISGIALDQPLRQLSGGMRTKLFLSGIDIFEPDIVLLDEPTNHLDRVARKRLYEWMDNTNAGVMLTSHDRELLRKCTPILELQSGNIKTYGGNYDFYAEQKAIETAASAHKLAWHEKALKEAKLKQQQTLERKQHADAVSRKKTMHSSEPKGLLNARRNAAEGSTARLKDVHSNKVTELRNDLQEAASMVQIEQIMKGYFDNPVLPPGKILIEVNGLNYAYESGQSLWPAPLDFIIRSGDRLSVSGANGSGKSTLLKLLLGQLHPTSGNIRMAPCTSLLLDQDYSLVNRQKTVLEQALDFNATGLEPAKVHTLLANFLFKPESWDKSCAVLSGGEMLRLTLCCMILQNQTPDIIFLDEPVNNLDLANIRMLAKIFAGYKGTLVVISHDNVFLEDIGIKKEVYL
- a CDS encoding winged helix-turn-helix transcriptional regulator; this translates as MYEKKMIKDFNCGLAVLMEILGGKWKAYLVYLINQGTRRPSDLQRAIPTASRRVLNLQLRELEFHGIIRREIYPQLPPKVEYYLTPFGETVLPVISVMENWGYGYLDTFRQLMEQKEEWFAGVEAR
- a CDS encoding NAD(P)-binding domain-containing protein; this encodes MTAIQTTKEKVTLIGLGAMGSVLGNLLLDNNFGLTVWNRSEEKATPFTARGAAWHSDVAKAVDASRIVIVCITNYVATRELLDGVSLNNKVLVQLSSGTPQDAKETEIWAKEKGAIYLDGAIMATPRQMGQPDSPIFFSGSEAGFKESGPALKALAGTLLYLGEGAGKASAWDLATLSTIFGMLTGFLHGALMMEAEGLRVDELGTVIGQIAPVLGQMVKSTGDDIQIGHYSDPESSLAICAHVFELLIRHAKEAGISHDIPSFELALYNRGVAGGWGNSRLAALMNILRQKP
- the nudK gene encoding GDP-mannose pyrophosphatase NudK, whose product is MNPSIQIKEEKLLSDNWYLLRKITYHYQRSSGQPKIQTREVYDRGNGAAILLYDSIRRTVILTRQFRLPTYVNGNTSGMLIEVCAGLLDNDHPEDAIRREAEEETGYQVKEVRKVYEAYMSPGSVTEILYFFIAEYTKDMQVHDGGGLEAEQEDIEVMEITFEDAWRMMKQGTIRDGKTIMLLQHLRLEGIL
- a CDS encoding DeoR/GlpR family DNA-binding transcription regulator; translated protein: MGFPERKKKILQALEDAGDMEVQALSGQLGISAVTIRRDLQQLAEEGLLVRTHGGAMKMESGPAFPGFVEKAGAASAEKQYIGELAASLVKPGDTIFMDCGSTVFCMCAHLKQVPGLRIITNSLPVLAALMEVAGVEVNLVGGEVDRERKAMHGLKAIQHIESYHADKAFIGVDGLSVNKGLTAYSEKEASISRAMSSNANRVYLLCDASKIGKDSYLKFAPLSMFDHLITDKGISKQQKRALEKAGVSLINAI
- a CDS encoding RNA polymerase sigma-70 factor; this encodes MLRSNEHDLLLRTSQGDEAAFAELFHTYYNRLGAFVIQLTGSLPLAEEIVQEVFIRVWEKRDKLDHVEHFHSYLYTIAKNYTFSFLKKMGRELAQKKEWERRVLTEEEEQVNAYRQIIEQAVSALPEQRQRVYLLSRDEGLRQAEIAERLAISLETVKKHMVLALRSIRTYAMAHPEIHMLIILLSTRSRF
- a CDS encoding FecR family protein translates to MDNNRLRYLLSRHFDKTLIPEEQAELSHFLNDPEQDAHLELLIEEAWIRSSESDDAVFGESGLQPPVPGEVHKGPVRRMYFLRWAAAVLLLIAAGTTWMLINRQQLHDDKNKMNDPEPGSNKAVLTLGDGASITLDSSLKGRLAMQGNVQLSARPGVLSYSNNTAGAAGTVIYNTLTTPKGGQYQLQLPDGSKVWLNAASSLKYPTAFTGKERRVVLTGEAYFEIAANSAQPFFVTVNNADIAVLGTSFNVMAYRNEITMATTLLEGAVKVSRDNESGILKPGEQLLMKEGEKIRINHHADTEQAIAWKNGFTSFKGADIRTIMRQVERWYDVEVVYSGDVPARSFTGDIPRDAHLSELLKILEVSRIKFKLEGRRLTVMP
- a CDS encoding SusC/RagA family TonB-linked outer membrane protein, producing the protein MQSNCHAGTFRMRKKVPQLFSRLLAFKKTVAFKKQLIMQLKITTVLMTVLCMQISAKTLSQQITLNQRNAPIQKVFEEIKKQSGYRFWYEDAVLQKSKPVDISVRNASLEEVLTLLFRNQPFSYEIIGKIIAVKDKDVTLENAPPLMVVATVVNRRITGIVKDSSGAPVPGVSYAIKGTKTGGATNVDGRFSIEVPDGPVVLVFSSIGFEPKTVTVAAGTNNISVVMNPASSGLNEMVVTALGIKRPRGTLGYAISTIKGDELTKAGTTMNPFLALYGKAAGVGVNVGAAGPAGGIRINIRGAASMNAQQNVRPLFVVDGVILNDRKTQIGGDIGQGFDYGAGINDINPDDIESMDILKGAKATVLYGSDAANGVVLITTKTGKNASGFGMTANLQHTWEQPVSYLKLQDKYGLGDNLYDTSYATINGVRTRLLPNKRFSFGPAFDGANVMFYDSSVVKNSPHPGNFMSMFQTGQSTSANVAIAGSNEKGSIRASYTNYNYTDITTNNAWQRRNTFSFNGNIRASKLASFELVSNIYNITTQNRRGRNDGPVAWGYPVDFDYGKIFPYYTDATGYKRDLTNAGVSEAFSQLGSYLWDRSKNAYKDDKIHMITSAKVTLNFTDNISLVGQAGLDYDNTNYDTRISVTRVLPTVNGGSFGVAKENATTQTYQALLHYNKSFLNNDLRLYAFAGGSYRLRTVDYLGTATVGGLNFPNWYSFSNQLGTPNADNAYLLRNYSRGNDVLYSMLASAALSWKNELTLELQGRQDWNSTLPPENNKYFYPGTALTWNYTERFPIPGVNSGQLRLSWADVGNGTVRYYANNLYDYTHLPNTNASTVSPPDKLLPGALKPERKREFEVGINNSFLPQDRITLDFSFYTNHRYNQIIGLPISSASSSTGLTINVGDVKAWGFELALTGSPVVTKNFRWTLTWNAASQGSRVEKLYPGVKLNKVSDLINGSAAAIHSDEGRPYGEIVMQDFQRDPSGNKVVNGDGLYVLDDKKTVVAGNVMPKVYGGFISDFRYKDLSFRIGFDYKFGGTIFSYTNNRLTGTGQLASTLKYRDEANGGLAYYIDASGNKVPWQHSQPAPAQSRDGKVYHDGLILPGVKADGSAYKQNDIITSATAYYESYVNDLATSFPPDRVEKNNYIKLRELALGYTLPARITKMLRLQRATITAAARNLFYIYKSIPNIDPEGALGADVYVENTIYPSQRTYSLGLNVAF